Proteins encoded together in one Staphylococcus aureus window:
- the mnhA2 gene encoding Na+/H+ antiporter Mnh2 subunit A — MSLVYLLIAILVIMAMILLMSKRRALAKYAGYIALVAPVISSIYFLIQIPSVAKLQYLSTSIPWIKTLDINLDLRLDGLSLMFSLIISLIGIAVFFYATQYLSSRKDNLPRFYFYLTLFMFSMIGIVLSDNTILMYIFWELTSVSSFLLISYWYNNGDSQFGAIQSFMITVFGGLALLVGFIMLYIMTGTNNITEILGQADHIKNHGLFIPMIFMFLLGAFTKSAQFPFHIWLPRAMAAPTPVSAYLHSATMVKAGIFLLLRFTPLLGLSNMYVYIVTFVGLITMLFGSITALKQWDLKGILAYSTISQLGMIMAMVGIGGGYAQHQQDAIASIYVFVLFGALFHLMNHAIFKCALFMGVGILDHEAGSRDIRILSGMRQLFPKMNLVMTIAALSMAGVPFLNGFLSKEMFLDALTQTGQLSQFSLISMIAIVFVGVIASVFTFTYALYMVKEVFWTKYDSKVFTKKNIHEPWLFSLPSLILMVLVPVIFFVPNIFGKGIIVLALRAVSGGNHQIDQLAPHVSQWHGFNIPLLLTIIIILLGSVLAIKVDWKKVFTGKIRQISVSKSYEMVYRHFEKFATKRFKRVMQDRLNQYIIMTLGIFMIIIGYGYIRIGLPKVHQLHVSEFGALEIILAIVTVTIGISLIFIRQRLTMVILNGVIGFVVTLFFIAMKAPDLALTQLVVETITTILFIVSFSRLPNVPRSNANKKREIIKISVSLLMALIVVSLIFITQQTDGLSSISDFYLKADKLTGGKNIVNAILGDFRALDTLFEGLVLIITGLGIYTLLNYQDRRGQDERE, encoded by the coding sequence ATGAGTTTGGTTTATTTATTAATTGCTATACTTGTGATTATGGCGATGATACTTCTAATGTCTAAACGTAGAGCATTGGCTAAATATGCCGGGTACATAGCGTTGGTTGCACCTGTAATTTCATCTATCTATTTTTTGATTCAAATACCATCAGTAGCTAAACTGCAATATCTTTCTACCTCTATTCCATGGATTAAGACATTAGATATTAATTTAGATTTACGTTTAGATGGTTTAAGTTTAATGTTTTCTCTTATTATTTCACTTATTGGAATTGCAGTATTCTTCTATGCAACTCAATATTTATCCTCTCGAAAAGACAATTTACCAAGGTTTTATTTTTATTTAACGTTATTTATGTTCAGTATGATTGGTATTGTATTATCAGACAATACGATATTGATGTACATTTTTTGGGAATTAACGAGTGTATCATCATTTTTATTGATTTCATATTGGTATAACAATGGTGACAGTCAATTTGGTGCGATTCAATCATTTATGATTACAGTATTTGGTGGATTGGCGTTATTAGTTGGTTTTATTATGCTGTATATCATGACAGGAACGAATAACATCACAGAGATATTAGGACAAGCAGATCATATTAAGAATCATGGATTGTTTATCCCTATGATTTTTATGTTTTTATTAGGTGCATTTACAAAATCAGCACAATTTCCATTTCATATTTGGCTACCTAGAGCAATGGCTGCACCTACACCTGTAAGTGCTTATTTACATTCAGCCACGATGGTAAAAGCTGGTATCTTTTTATTACTTCGATTTACACCATTATTAGGTCTTAGCAATATGTACGTATATATCGTTACGTTTGTTGGTTTAATAACAATGTTATTTGGTTCAATTACAGCTTTAAAACAATGGGATTTAAAAGGTATCCTAGCGTACTCTACAATCAGTCAACTTGGGATGATTATGGCTATGGTGGGTATAGGTGGCGGATATGCTCAACACCAACAAGACGCAATAGCATCTATTTATGTATTTGTATTATTTGGTGCGCTATTTCATCTAATGAATCATGCCATCTTTAAATGTGCGCTTTTCATGGGAGTAGGTATTTTAGATCATGAAGCAGGTTCAAGGGATATACGAATTTTAAGTGGAATGCGTCAACTATTTCCTAAAATGAATCTAGTCATGACGATAGCGGCTCTATCTATGGCTGGAGTACCATTTTTAAATGGATTTTTAAGTAAAGAAATGTTTTTAGATGCATTAACACAAACTGGACAATTATCCCAATTTAGTTTGATTTCAATGATAGCTATCGTGTTTGTTGGTGTTATTGCGAGTGTTTTTACATTCACATATGCACTATACATGGTAAAAGAAGTATTTTGGACAAAATATGATTCTAAGGTTTTTACTAAAAAAAATATCCACGAACCATGGTTGTTTAGTTTACCATCTCTTATATTAATGGTGCTAGTACCTGTAATCTTTTTTGTACCAAATATATTTGGGAAGGGGATTATCGTTCTAGCATTAAGAGCTGTATCAGGTGGTAATCATCAAATTGATCAATTGGCACCACATGTTTCGCAATGGCATGGATTTAACATACCGCTTCTTTTAACCATCATCATTATTTTATTGGGTAGTGTACTAGCAATCAAAGTAGATTGGAAAAAAGTGTTCACAGGTAAAATTAGACAGATTTCAGTTTCAAAAAGCTATGAGATGGTATATCGACATTTTGAAAAGTTTGCTACGAAGCGATTTAAACGTGTTATGCAAGATCGTTTAAACCAATACATTATTATGACCTTAGGCATATTTATGATTATCATTGGATATGGTTATATTCGAATTGGACTTCCTAAAGTACATCAGTTACATGTTTCTGAATTTGGGGCATTAGAAATTATATTAGCAATCGTAACTGTCACAATTGGTATTTCTTTAATTTTTATACGTCAACGACTGACAATGGTCATTTTAAATGGAGTCATCGGATTTGTTGTGACCTTATTCTTTATAGCAATGAAAGCCCCTGATCTAGCATTGACTCAGCTAGTAGTTGAAACAATAACGACGATACTATTTATTGTCAGTTTTTCAAGATTACCAAACGTGCCAAGATCTAACGCTAACAAAAAAAGAGAAATAATTAAAATTTCTGTATCACTCTTGATGGCACTTATTGTTGTATCATTAATTTTTATTACACAACAAACAGATGGTTTATCATCAATATCAGACTTTTATTTAAAAGCTGACAAACTAACAGGTGGTAAAAATATTGTAAATGCGATACTTGGTGACTTTAGAGCATTAGATACATTATTTGAAGGATTAGTGTTAATTATTACTGGGCTAGGTATTTACACATTATTAAATTATCAAGATCGGAGGGGACAAGATGAAAGAGAATGA
- the mnhB2 gene encoding Na+/H+ antiporter Mnh2 subunit B: protein MKENDVVLRTVTKLVVFILLTFGFYVFFAGHNNPGGGFIGGLIFSSAFILMFLAFNVEEVLESLPIDFRILMIIGALVSSITAIIPMFFGKPFLSQYETTWILPILGQIHVSTITLFELGILFSVVGVIVTVMLSLSGGRS, encoded by the coding sequence ATGAAAGAGAATGATGTCGTGTTAAGAACGGTCACGAAACTTGTTGTATTTATTTTATTGACTTTCGGATTCTATGTCTTCTTCGCAGGTCATAATAATCCTGGTGGTGGGTTTATTGGTGGTTTAATATTTAGTTCAGCGTTTATTTTAATGTTTCTGGCTTTTAATGTTGAAGAGGTTTTAGAAAGTTTACCGATTGATTTTAGAATTTTAATGATTATTGGAGCATTGGTATCATCTATTACTGCGATAATACCTATGTTTTTTGGAAAACCATTTTTGTCTCAATATGAAACAACTTGGATACTTCCAATTTTAGGACAAATTCATGTAAGTACAATAACACTTTTTGAATTAGGTATTTTATTCTCAGTTGTTGGTGTTATTGTCACAGTGATGTTGTCGCTTAGCGGAGGTCGATCATGA
- the mnhC2 gene encoding Na+/H+ antiporter Mnh2 subunit C — protein MNLILLLVIGFLVFIGTYMILSINLIRIVIGISIYTHAGNLIIMSMGTYGSSRSEPLITGGNQLFVDPLLQAIVLTAIVIGFGMTAFLLVLVYRTYKVTKEDEIEGLRGEDDAK, from the coding sequence ATGAATTTAATATTATTACTAGTTATAGGATTTTTAGTGTTTATAGGAACATATATGATTTTATCAATCAATTTAATTCGTATTGTAATCGGAATTTCAATATATACTCATGCTGGTAATCTCATTATTATGAGTATGGGAACGTATGGTTCTAGTAGATCAGAACCACTAATAACTGGTGGAAACCAATTGTTTGTTGATCCCTTGTTACAAGCTATTGTACTAACTGCAATAGTTATAGGGTTTGGGATGACTGCGTTTTTACTTGTACTTGTTTATAGAACTTATAAAGTAACAAAAGAAGATGAAATTGAAGGCCTAAGGGGGGAAGATGATGCTAAGTAA
- the mnhD2 gene encoding Na+/H+ antiporter Mnh2 subunit D, translating to MLSNLLILPMLLPFLCALILVFLKNNDRISKYLYLGTMTITTIISLMLLIYVQRHRPITLDFGGWSAPFGIQFLGDSLSLIMVTTASFVITLIMAYGFGRGEHKANRYHLPSFILFLSVGVIGSFLTSDLFNLYVMFEIMLLASFVLITLGQSVEQLRAAIIYVVLNIIGSWLFLLGIGLLYKTVGTLNFSHIAMRLNDMGDNRTVTMISLIFLVAFSAKAALVLFMWLPKAYAVLNTELAALFAALMTKVGAYALIRFFTLLFDQHNDLIHPLLATMAAITMVIGAIGVIAYKDIKKIAAYQVIISIGFIILGLGTNTFAGINGAIFYLVNDIVVKTLLFFIIGSLVYITGYRQYQYLNGLAKKEPLFGVAFIIMIFAIGGVPPFSGFPGKVLIFQGALQNGNYIGLALMIITSLIAMYSLFRILFYMYFGDKDGEEVNFKKIPLYRKRILSILVVVVIAIGIAAPVVLNVTSDATELNTSDQLYQKLVNPHLKGED from the coding sequence ATGCTAAGTAACTTATTGATTTTACCAATGTTATTACCATTCCTTTGTGCCTTAATCCTTGTATTTTTAAAAAATAATGATCGTATTTCTAAATATTTATACTTAGGTACAATGACTATCACCACAATTATTTCATTAATGCTATTAATTTATGTTCAGCGTCACCGTCCAATTACGCTAGACTTTGGAGGATGGTCAGCGCCCTTTGGTATACAGTTTTTAGGAGATTCTTTAAGTTTAATTATGGTTACAACCGCTTCGTTTGTGATTACTTTAATTATGGCATACGGATTTGGGCGTGGCGAACATAAAGCAAATCGTTATCACTTGCCATCGTTCATATTATTTTTAAGTGTTGGCGTGATAGGCTCTTTTCTAACATCAGATTTATTTAATTTATACGTCATGTTTGAAATTATGTTACTAGCGTCATTTGTACTCATTACACTTGGACAATCTGTAGAACAATTACGTGCTGCAATTATTTATGTTGTCTTGAATATTATTGGTTCATGGCTATTCTTATTAGGTATAGGTTTACTTTATAAAACAGTAGGTACATTAAACTTTTCACATATTGCAATGCGTTTGAATGACATGGGAGATAATCGCACTGTTACAATGATTTCATTAATCTTCTTAGTCGCATTTAGTGCGAAAGCAGCGCTGGTCCTTTTTATGTGGCTACCCAAAGCCTACGCTGTGTTAAATACTGAGCTTGCAGCATTATTTGCAGCGTTAATGACCAAAGTAGGGGCCTATGCATTAATTCGATTCTTCACTTTACTATTTGATCAACATAATGATCTCATACATCCATTGCTAGCAACTATGGCTGCTATAACTATGGTCATCGGCGCTATAGGTGTCATTGCTTATAAAGATATTAAAAAGATTGCAGCTTACCAAGTCATAATCTCAATAGGATTTATCATTTTAGGTTTAGGAACAAACACGTTTGCAGGTATTAATGGTGCAATATTTTATTTGGTAAATGACATTGTTGTAAAAACATTGCTATTTTTTATTATTGGTAGTTTAGTTTACATTACAGGCTATCGACAATATCAATATTTGAATGGCTTAGCTAAAAAAGAACCTTTATTTGGAGTTGCGTTTATTATAATGATTTTTGCTATTGGCGGCGTGCCTCCATTTAGTGGCTTTCCGGGGAAAGTACTTATTTTCCAAGGTGCATTGCAAAATGGCAATTATATTGGACTAGCGTTAATGATTATTACTAGTCTAATTGCAATGTACAGTTTATTTAGGATACTTTTTTATATGTATTTTGGAGATAAAGATGGGGAGGAAGTTAATTTTAAGAAAATCCCGCTATATCGAAAAAGAATTTTAAGTATTTTAGTAGTTGTGGTTATCGCAATCGGAATTGCTGCACCTGTTGTGTTAAATGTTACAAGTGATGCAACTGAGTTGAACACGAGTGATCAATTATATCAAAAACTTGTAAATCCGCATTTGAAAGGAGAGGACTAA
- the mnhE2 gene encoding Na+/H+ antiporter Mnh2 subunit E, producing the protein MNQIVLNIIIAFLWVLFQDEDHFKFSTFFSGYLIGLIVIYILHRFFSDDFYVRKIWVAIKFLGVYLYQLITSSISTINYILFKTKDMNPGLLSYETRLTSDWSITFLTILIIITPGSTVIRISQDSKKFFIHSIDVSEKEKDSLLRSIKHYEDLILEVSR; encoded by the coding sequence ATGAATCAAATAGTTTTAAATATTATCATTGCATTCTTATGGGTATTATTTCAAGATGAAGATCATTTTAAATTCTCGACTTTCTTTTCTGGATATCTAATTGGTTTAATTGTCATTTATATATTACACAGGTTTTTCAGCGATGATTTTTATGTTAGAAAAATATGGGTAGCTATTAAATTTTTAGGTGTTTATTTATATCAATTAATAACATCTAGCATTAGCACGATTAATTATATTCTTTTTAAAACAAAAGATATGAACCCTGGATTACTTTCATATGAAACAAGACTAACAAGTGATTGGTCAATAACATTTTTAACAATTTTAATTATTATAACTCCAGGGTCTACAGTAATACGAATTTCTCAAGACTCTAAAAAGTTTTTTATTCATAGTATCGACGTGTCAGAAAAAGAAAAAGATAGTTTGTTAAGAAGTATTAAGCATTATGAAGACTTAATATTGGAGGTGTCGCGATGA
- the mnhF2 gene encoding Na+/H+ antiporter Mnh2 subunit F yields the protein MIQTITHIMIISSLIIFGIALIICLFRLIKGPTTADRVVTFDTTSAVVMSIVGVLSVLMGTVSFLDSIMLIAIISFVSSVSISRFIGGGHVFNGNNKRNL from the coding sequence ATGATACAAACAATAACACATATTATGATTATTAGTTCACTCATTATTTTTGGAATTGCATTAATCATCTGTTTATTTAGATTAATCAAGGGACCTACAACAGCAGATCGTGTCGTTACATTTGATACAACAAGTGCTGTCGTAATGTCAATTGTGGGTGTGTTAAGTGTACTTATGGGCACCGTTTCTTTCTTAGATTCAATCATGCTCATTGCCATTATATCTTTTGTAAGTTCTGTTTCAATATCACGCTTTATTGGTGGGGGGCATGTGTTTAATGGAAATAACAAAAGAAATCTTTAG
- the mnhG2 gene encoding Na+/H+ antiporter Mnh2 subunit G: MEITKEIFSLIAAVMLLLGSFIALISAIGIVKFQDVFLRSHAATKSSTLSVLLTLIGVLIYFIVNTGFFSVRLLLSLVFINLTSPVGMHLVARAAYRNGAYMYRKNDAHTHASILLSSNEQNSTEALQLRAEKREEHRKKWYQND, from the coding sequence ATGGAAATAACAAAAGAAATCTTTAGTCTTATTGCTGCTGTGATGTTGTTGTTAGGTAGTTTTATTGCTCTTATTAGTGCAATAGGTATCGTGAAATTCCAAGATGTTTTCTTAAGAAGTCACGCTGCGACAAAAAGTTCAACTTTATCCGTGTTATTAACTTTAATCGGTGTATTAATTTATTTTATTGTGAATACAGGATTTTTCAGTGTGCGTTTATTACTGTCACTTGTTTTTATTAATTTAACTTCACCAGTCGGCATGCACTTAGTCGCTCGCGCTGCTTATCGCAACGGCGCTTATATGTATCGAAAAAATGATGCTCACACACATGCATCAATATTATTAAGTTCAAATGAACAAAACTCTACAGAAGCATTACAATTACGTGCTGAAAAACGAGAAGAGCATCGTAAGAAATGGTATCAAAACGATTGA
- a CDS encoding sodium:proton antiporter, with translation MEIFETILIFIAVVILSSFVHTFIPKVPLAFIQIFLGMLLFITPIPVQFNFDSELFMVTMIAPLLFVEGVNVSRVHLRKYIKPVMMMALGLVITTVIGVGLFIHWIWPDLPIGAAFAIAAILCPTDAVAVQAITKGKVLPKGAMTILEGESLLNDAAGIISFKIAVGVLVTGAFSLVDAVQLFLIASIGGAVVGLLIGMALVRFRLTLMRRGYENINMFTIIQLLTPFVTYLIAELFHASGIIAAVVAGLVHGFERDRIMQVRTQLQMSYNHTWNILGYVLNGFVFSILGFLVPEVIIKIIKTEPHNLIFLIGITIVVALAVYLFRFVWVYVLYPYFYLAISPFQKMMTKNDDDNPTTEKPPKRSLYALIMTLCGVHGTISLAIALTLPYFLAGHHAFTYRNDLLFIASGMVIISLVVAQVLLPLLTKPAPKTVIGNMSFKVARIYILEQVIDYLNQKSTFETSFKYGNVIKEYHDKLAFLKTVEKDDENSKELERLQKIAFNVETKTLESLVDEGQITNSVLENYMRYAERTQVYRQASLIRRMIVLLRGALLKRRVQTRVNSASSLSVTDNLMELNKINKLVHYNVVSRLSKETTKDNTLEVGMVCDGYLMRIENLTPSNFFNSASEDTITKIKLNALREQRRILRELIDTDEVSEGTALKLREAINYDEMVIVDSMT, from the coding sequence TTGGAAATATTTGAAACAATTCTTATATTTATAGCTGTTGTGATACTAAGTTCGTTTGTCCATACTTTCATACCTAAAGTACCCCTAGCATTTATACAAATTTTCTTGGGCATGTTACTATTTATTACCCCAATCCCTGTTCAATTTAATTTTGATTCTGAATTGTTTATGGTAACAATGATTGCGCCTTTGTTATTTGTAGAAGGTGTTAATGTTTCTAGAGTCCATTTAAGGAAATATATTAAGCCAGTGATGATGATGGCATTAGGATTAGTCATTACTACTGTGATAGGTGTAGGTTTATTTATTCATTGGATTTGGCCAGATTTACCTATTGGAGCAGCATTTGCAATTGCTGCCATTCTTTGTCCTACTGATGCAGTAGCAGTGCAAGCAATCACTAAAGGAAAGGTCTTGCCAAAAGGAGCAATGACAATTCTTGAAGGTGAGTCATTATTGAATGATGCTGCTGGTATTATTTCATTTAAAATAGCTGTTGGAGTATTAGTTACAGGTGCTTTTTCACTTGTTGATGCTGTTCAGTTGTTTTTAATTGCATCAATTGGTGGCGCAGTGGTTGGTTTACTTATAGGTATGGCATTAGTAAGGTTCCGATTAACATTGATGCGTCGAGGATATGAAAACATTAATATGTTTACAATTATTCAATTGTTAACACCATTTGTTACGTATTTAATTGCTGAATTGTTTCACGCATCAGGAATCATTGCAGCAGTAGTTGCAGGACTTGTACATGGTTTCGAACGTGACAGAATTATGCAAGTACGTACACAACTGCAAATGAGTTACAATCATACATGGAATATACTAGGTTATGTTTTAAATGGCTTTGTTTTTTCAATATTAGGATTTTTAGTACCTGAAGTTATTATTAAAATTATCAAAACAGAACCGCACAATTTAATCTTTTTAATAGGCATCACTATTGTTGTTGCTTTAGCTGTCTATCTATTTAGATTTGTTTGGGTTTATGTCTTATATCCTTATTTTTATTTAGCCATCAGTCCATTCCAAAAAATGATGACTAAAAATGATGATGATAATCCAACGACTGAGAAACCACCAAAGCGAAGTTTATACGCTTTAATTATGACGTTATGTGGTGTGCATGGAACAATTTCTTTAGCAATCGCATTAACGTTACCGTATTTTTTAGCAGGGCATCATGCTTTTACGTATAGAAACGACTTATTATTTATTGCATCTGGTATGGTTATTATTAGTTTGGTAGTTGCGCAAGTATTATTGCCATTATTAACGAAACCTGCACCTAAAACAGTAATTGGCAATATGTCGTTTAAAGTTGCTAGAATTTATATATTAGAACAAGTTATTGATTATCTAAATCAAAAATCTACTTTCGAAACAAGTTTTAAATATGGTAACGTGATTAAAGAATATCATGATAAATTAGCATTTTTAAAAACTGTAGAGAAAGATGATGAAAACTCTAAAGAATTAGAACGTCTACAAAAAATTGCTTTTAATGTAGAAACAAAAACATTAGAGTCTTTAGTAGATGAAGGACAAATAACGAATAGTGTACTTGAAAACTATATGCGTTATGCTGAAAGAACACAGGTATATAGACAAGCATCATTAATAAGAAGAATGATTGTATTATTACGAGGTGCTTTATTAAAACGAAGAGTACAAACGAGAGTGAACTCCGCATCTTCACTTAGTGTTACGGATAACTTAATGGAATTAAATAAAATTAATAAATTAGTCCATTATAATGTGGTTAGTCGTTTGTCTAAGGAAACAACAAAAGATAATACACTTGAAGTTGGAATGGTTTGTGACGGTTATTTAATGCGAATTGAAAACTTAACACCATCAAATTTCTTCAACTCAGCAAGTGAAGATACGATTACTAAAATTAAATTAAATGCATTGAGAGAACAACGTCGCATTTTACGTGAGTTGATTGATACAGATGAAGTATCAGAAGGTACAGCGTTAAAACTAAGAGAAGCCATCAATTATGATGAAATGGTTATTGTAGATAGTATGACGTAG
- the mntC gene encoding manganese ABC transporter substrate-binding lipoprotein MntC — MKKLVPLLLALLLLVAACGTGGKQSSDKSNGKLKVVTTNSILYDMAKNVGGDNVDIHSIVPVGQDPHEYEVKPKDIKKLTDADVILYNGLNLETGNGWFEKALEQAGKSLKDKKVIAVSKDVKPIYLNGEEGNKDKQDPHAWLSLDNGIKYVKTIQQTFIDNDKKHKADYEKQGNKYIAQLEKLNNDSKDKFNDIPKEQRAMITSEGAFKYFSKQYGITPGYIWEINTEKQGTPEQMRQAIEFVKKHKLKHLLVETSVDKKAMESLSEETKKDIFGEVYTDSIGKEGTKGDSYYKMMKSNIETVHGSMK, encoded by the coding sequence ATGAAAAAATTAGTACCTTTATTATTAGCCTTATTACTTCTAGTTGCTGCATGTGGTACTGGTGGTAAACAAAGCAGTGATAAGTCAAATGGCAAATTAAAAGTAGTAACGACGAATTCAATTTTATATGATATGGCTAAAAATGTTGGTGGAGACAACGTCGATATTCATAGTATTGTACCTGTTGGTCAAGATCCTCATGAATATGAAGTTAAACCTAAAGATATTAAAAAGTTAACTGACGCTGACGTTATTTTATACAACGGATTAAATTTAGAGACTGGTAACGGTTGGTTTGAAAAAGCCTTAGAACAGGCTGGTAAATCATTAAAAGATAAAAAAGTTATCGCAGTATCAAAAGATGTTAAACCTATCTATTTAAACGGTGAAGAAGGCAACAAAGATAAACAAGATCCACACGCATGGTTAAGTTTAGATAACGGTATTAAATACGTAAAAACAATTCAACAAACATTTATCGATAACGACAAAAAACATAAAGCAGATTATGAAAAGCAAGGTAACAAATACATTGCTCAATTGGAAAAATTAAATAATGACAGTAAAGACAAATTTAATGACATTCCAAAAGAACAACGTGCCATGATTACAAGTGAAGGTGCCTTCAAGTACTTCTCAAAACAATACGGTATTACACCAGGTTATATTTGGGAAATTAACACTGAAAAACAAGGTACACCTGAACAAATGAGACAAGCTATTGAGTTTGTTAAAAAGCACAAATTAAAACACTTATTAGTAGAAACAAGTGTTGATAAGAAAGCAATGGAAAGTTTATCTGAAGAAACGAAGAAAGATATCTTTGGTGAAGTGTACACAGATTCAATCGGTAAAGAAGGCACTAAAGGTGACTCTTACTACAAAATGATGAAATCAAATATTGAAACTGTACACGGAAGCATGAAATAA
- a CDS encoding metal ABC transporter permease, translating to MLEFVEHLFTYQFLNRALITSIIVGIVCGTVGSLIVLRGLSLMGDAMSHAVLPGVALSFLFGIPMFVGALITGMIASIFIGYITSSSKTKPDAAIGISFTAFLASGIIIISLINTTTDLYHILFGNLLAITNSAFLTTIVIGSIVLILIIIFYRPLMISTFDPTFSRMSGLNTTLLHYFVMLLLSLVTVASIQTVGIILVVALLITPASTAFLISKKLYSMMIIASLISVISSIVGLYYSYIYNIPSGATIVLCTFVIYIITLFFTKFTNRKKRGSLT from the coding sequence ATGTTAGAGTTTGTCGAACATTTATTTACATATCAATTCTTGAATCGAGCATTGATAACTTCAATTATTGTAGGGATAGTTTGTGGTACAGTTGGTAGTTTAATTGTATTACGTGGTCTTTCATTAATGGGAGATGCAATGAGTCACGCAGTATTACCTGGTGTTGCCCTATCATTCTTATTTGGTATTCCAATGTTTGTAGGCGCACTTATAACTGGTATGATCGCAAGTATTTTTATCGGTTATATCACATCTAGTAGTAAAACGAAACCTGACGCCGCTATTGGAATTAGTTTTACCGCTTTCTTAGCTTCGGGGATTATTATTATTAGCTTAATAAACACTACGACAGATTTGTACCATATTCTGTTTGGTAATTTACTGGCAATCACAAATAGTGCATTTTTAACAACTATTGTGATTGGTTCAATCGTCCTTATTCTAATCATTATTTTCTATCGTCCATTAATGATTTCTACATTCGATCCAACGTTTAGTAGAATGAGTGGTCTAAATACGACGTTATTACATTACTTTGTGATGTTGTTACTCTCATTAGTAACAGTAGCAAGTATTCAAACGGTAGGTATTATTCTTGTAGTTGCATTATTAATTACACCTGCATCTACAGCATTTTTAATTAGTAAAAAACTATACTCAATGATGATTATAGCAAGTTTAATAAGTGTCATAAGTTCAATTGTCGGACTTTATTACAGCTATATTTACAACATTCCTAGTGGTGCGACAATCGTACTTTGTACGTTTGTAATTTATATCATCACATTATTTTTCACAAAATTTACGAATAGAAAGAAACGAGGAAGTTTAACATGA
- a CDS encoding metal ABC transporter ATP-binding protein, which yields MLETKDLNLFLGNKHVLKNISLSIPVRGEIIGIMGPNGAGKSSLIKSLIGEFNATGTKLLYNKPIQQQLQHITYIPQKAHIDLDFPISVEQVILSGCYKEIGWFRRPNKSARDKLKQLLSDLELESLRHRQISELSGGQLQRVLVARALMSESEVYFLDEPFVGIDFSSEKLIMTKIENLKQQGKLILIIHHDLSKAKQYFDRIILLNQTLRYFGDSEEAMSVTRLNETFMSSTDCSDPSQRSNITC from the coding sequence TTGTTAGAAACAAAAGATTTAAATCTGTTTTTAGGTAATAAGCATGTACTTAAAAACATTTCCTTATCGATACCAGTACGCGGCGAAATAATTGGTATCATGGGCCCGAATGGTGCTGGTAAATCTTCCCTTATCAAGTCTTTAATTGGTGAATTTAATGCTACCGGTACTAAATTGTTATATAACAAACCTATACAACAACAACTGCAACATATTACATATATTCCACAAAAAGCACATATTGATTTAGATTTTCCTATAAGTGTGGAACAAGTGATTTTATCAGGTTGCTACAAAGAAATTGGATGGTTTAGACGACCTAATAAATCAGCAAGGGATAAACTCAAACAGTTATTAAGCGATTTAGAATTAGAATCTTTACGTCATCGACAAATTTCAGAATTAAGTGGTGGACAATTACAACGTGTGCTAGTAGCAAGAGCATTGATGTCCGAAAGTGAAGTTTATTTTCTAGATGAGCCGTTTGTCGGAATTGATTTTAGTAGCGAAAAATTAATCATGACAAAAATCGAGAACTTAAAACAACAAGGAAAACTTATTCTTATCATCCACCATGATCTATCAAAAGCAAAGCAATACTTTGATCGCATTATTCTATTAAATCAAACATTACGATACTTTGGTGATAGTGAAGAGGCTATGAGTGTCACTCGCTTAAACGAAACATTTATGAGTAGCACTGACTGTAGTGACCCTAGTCAAAGGAGCAATATAACATGTTAG